GCCTGTAACATGACGGGGAGGGGAGACCCTCCCCGTTTCTTCACGGAGTGCAATCATGGATCACGAAAACATACTGTCGAACAGGGTGGCCACGGAGCCGGAAGGACACGAACAGGTGCTTTGCCAGTCCTGCGGTGAGGAAATGATCTTTGCCATGCAGGACAACCATCATCAGTTTTCCGTAGGCTTGCGCACAGTTCTATATTGTCTTAAAGCAGCTGAAGCCGAAGGCAATGTCCCGTCCCTTCCGGACGAGTGGTGGATTCAGGTCAAAGGTCGGCACGGCCTGAAGGAACTGTGGAAGTACGACAAACGAGAGTAGCTGATGAACGCCTGCAAGCTGTCTGCTGAAGATATGGCGTGGAGGCCCTTGAACAGGAACGACTTCGAGGCCTCCACGAGGAAAAATGATCCGTACTATCAGTCAAACAGGAAGGGTGAAGACGTGCAATACGCTATTTGTCCGGATTGCAACAATCCCATTCAGATAATTGGGCTGTACAGGAAGT
Above is a window of Pseudodesulfovibrio tunisiensis DNA encoding:
- a CDS encoding XRE family transcriptional regulator, with product MDHENILSNRVATEPEGHEQVLCQSCGEEMIFAMQDNHHQFSVGLRTVLYCLKAAEAEGNVPSLPDEWWIQVKGRHGLKELWKYDKRE